In Salvelinus sp. IW2-2015 linkage group LG23, ASM291031v2, whole genome shotgun sequence, a genomic segment contains:
- the rbm11 gene encoding RNA binding motif protein 11 encodes MQIHKEADKTVFVANLGSSANEEILFELFLQAGPLKKVTIARDREGRQRSYGFVYYKHAEAVPYAIALLNGTWLFGRQIRLQYGTGSSHQDGGSGPQGTEDDRDDPSHDTPSMNAGLPESSVFHFTGRADGSVSCQDKLHWSNMVRGYPSEQYPLSIIPPQPHYYVPPSPLCPPIAPLLPWPMPGYPQWALTRPPCPSQGQALLLPLPPSSTQPNKQTAHQSEGPKRQTAQQGEGEPAKLRKHRRSRESRLQRHRNRCKK; translated from the exons ATGCAGATCCATAAAGAGGCAGACAAAACTGTCTTTGTGGCTAATTTAGGCAGTTCAGCTAATGAGGAAATTCTTTTCGAGCTATTTTTGCAG GCTGGGCCACTGAAGAAGGTCACCATCGCTCGAGACCGCGAGGGTCGCCAAAGGTCATATGGGTTTGTGTATTACAAGCATGCTGAAGCTGTACCCTATGCCATTGCCTTGCTGAATGGCACTTGGCTCTTTGGCCGTCAAATCAGGCTGCAGTACGGCACCG GTAGCTCCCACCAGGATGGGGGATCTGGACCTCAAGGCACAGAGGATGACCGTGATGACCCTTCACATGACACACCCAG TATGAACGCAGGCCTCCCAGAGTCATCTGTGTTCCACTTCACAGGGCGTGCTGATGGCAGCGTCTCCTGCCAGGACAAGTTACACTGGAGCAACATG GTGCGTGGCTACCCTTCTGAGCAGTACCCTCTGAGTATCATCCCTCCCCAGCCTCACTACTATGTCCCCCCGTCACCCTTGTGTCCCCCTATTGCCCCCCTGCTGCCCTGGCCAATGCCAGGATATCCCCAATGGGCCCTTACACGACCCCCCTGTCCCAGCCAGGGTCAGGCCCTCCTGCTCCCCCTGCCTCCCAGCTCTACCCAGCCCAACAAGCAGACAGCTCACCAAAGTGAAGGGCCTAAGAGGCAGACAGCTCAGCAAGGAGAAGGGGAGCCTGCGAAGCTACGCAAACACAGAAGAAGCAGGGAGAGCAGACTGCAGAGGCACAGGAACAGATGCAAAAAGTGA